The following proteins are co-located in the Lepus europaeus isolate LE1 chromosome 15, mLepTim1.pri, whole genome shotgun sequence genome:
- the LOC133774320 gene encoding LOW QUALITY PROTEIN: U6 snRNA-associated Sm-like protein LSm3 (The sequence of the model RefSeq protein was modified relative to this genomic sequence to represent the inferred CDS: substituted 2 bases at 2 genomic stop codons), with protein sequence MAELRGDSGAVVKDGVTSSGETQECETVNSCQADDVDQQQTTNAVEEPLDLRLSLDEXIHVKMRNDXELRGRLYAYDQHLNMILGDVAETVTTLEIDEETCEEIYKSTKRNIPMPFVQGDSVLLAASPLGVS encoded by the exons ATGGCTGAGCTGCGTGGTGACAGTGGTGCTGTTGTAAAGGACGGGGTAACCTCTTCGGGAGAAA CACAAGAATGTGAGACTGTGAACTCTTGTCAA GCGGACGACGTGGACCAGCAACAAACCACCAATGCTGTAGAGGAGCCGCTGGATCTCAGGCTCAGCCTGGATGAATGAATTCATGTGAAAATGAGAAACGACTGAGAGCTTCGAGGCAGGTTGTATGCTTATGATCAGCATTTAAATATGATACTGGGAGATGTGGCAGAAACAGTGACTACCTTAGAAATTGATGAAGAAACATGTGAAGAGATATATAAATCAACGAAACGGAACATCCCAATGCCCTTTGTCCAGGGAGACAGTGTCCTGCTGGCTGCCTCTCCCCTGGGAGTCAGCTGA